In Hippoglossus stenolepis isolate QCI-W04-F060 chromosome 21, HSTE1.2, whole genome shotgun sequence, one DNA window encodes the following:
- the LOC118100501 gene encoding receptor-type tyrosine-protein phosphatase epsilon isoform X6 yields the protein MRKNSFSSFRWLKNQKKPVVTTVDKKIPNGILEEQEQQTVVLLPRSPSTSKTFFPILVDHLEDEYRLRSADDGKLFREEYNSLPGGNAHGTYEEANKDDNKEKNRYPNILPYDHSRVVLTQLDGNLCSDYVNASYIDGYTEKNKFIAAQGPKEDTMADFWRMIWEKKVSTVVMLTNLKERKEDKCCQYWPDQGCWTYGNVRVAVEDFTVLVDYTIRKFCVQYQASDAAKTPRLVTQLHFTSWPDFGVPFSPIGMLKFLKKVKAVNPPFAGPIVVHCSAGVGRTGTFIVIDAMIDMMYPEQKVDVFGIVSKIREQRSQLVQTDMQYSFIYQALLEYYLYGDTELDVSSLEGHLHKLHNTFVTGDRVGLEEEFKKLTNMRIMKENMRTGNLPANMKKNRVLQIIPYDFNRVILSMRRGQEFTDYANASFIDGYRQKDYFIATQGPLQHTVEDFWRMVWEWKCHSIVMLTELQEREQDKCCQYWPAEDSVTYGNYTVELKGDTLCDTFSLRDLVLTFVPEKQTRVIRHFHFHGWPEIGIPAEGKGMIDIIASVQRQQQQSGNHPIIVHCSAGAGRTGTFIALSNILERVKAEGLLDVFQTVKSLRMQRPHMVQTVEQYDFCYRVVQDFVDIFSDYANFK from the exons ATGAGAAAGAATAGCTTCTCAAGCTTCAGATG GTTAAAAAACCAGAAGAAACCAGTTGTCACGACAGTTGACAAGAAGATACCAAATGGCATCCTGGAGGAACAAG AGCAACAGACGGTGGTCCTTCTGCCTCGGTCCCCCTCAACCTCCAAGACCTTCTTCCCCATCCTGGTGGACCACCTCGAGGACGAGTACCGGCTCCGCTCTGCGGACGACGGCAAGCTCTTCAGGGAGGAGTACAAT tCGTTGCCCGGGGGTAATGCCCATGGCACGTACGAGGAGGCCAACAAGGACGACAACAAGGAGAAGAACCGATACCCCAACATCCTCCCCT ATGATCATTCCAGAGTGGTGCTGACTCAGCTGGATGGAAACCTCTGCTCCGACTATGTGAACGCCTCTTACATCGAT GGTTACACGGAAAAGAACAAATTCATAGCAGCACAAG GTCCCAAAGAAGACACGATGGCAGATTTCTGGAGGATGATATGGGAGAAGAAAGTATCGACTGTTGTCATGCTGACAAAtctgaaagaaaggaaagag GACAAGTGTTGCCAGTACTGGCCGGATCAGGGCTGTTGGACCTATGGGAACGTGAGGGTGGCAGTAGAAGACTTCACTGTCCTGGTGGATTACACCATACGCAAGTTCTGTGTACAATAT caaGCCAGCGATGCCGCTAAGACGCCGCGGCTGGTGACCCAGCTCCACTTCACCAGCTGGCCTGACTTCGGAGTTCCCTTCTCCCCCATCGGCATGCTCAAGTTCCTCAAGAAGGTCAAGGCCGTGAATCCGCCCTTCGCTGGGCCGATTGTGGTTCACTGCAG cgcTGGTGTCGGGAGGACGGGAACCTTCATCGTAATAGATGCCATGATCGACATGATGTACCCCGAGCAGAAAGTTGATGTGTTTGGGATCGTCTCCAAGATACGGGAACAGCGCTCGCAGCTCGTCCAGACAGAT ATGCAGTACTCCTTCATCTACCAGGCCCTGCTTGAATACTACCTCTACGGCGACACAGAGCTGGACGTGTCTTCTCTGGAGGGACATCTGCACAAACTCCACAACACCTTTGTAACCGGTGACCGGGTCGGCCTAGAGGAAGAGTTCAAG AAACTGACCAACATGCGAATAATGAAAGAGAACATGAGAACGGGGAACCTTCCTGCaaacatgaagaagaacagAGTCCTGCAAATTATTCCGT ACGACTTCAACAGGGTTATCCTCTCGATGAGAAGAGGTCAGGAGTTCACCGATTACGCCAACGCATCTTTCATCGAC GGCTACAGACAGAAGGACTACTTCATCGCCACACAGGGCCCCCTCCAACACACAGTCGAGGATTTCTGGAGAATGGTGTGGGAGTGGAAATGTCACTCCATTGTCATGCTCACTGAGCTCcaggagagggagcag GACAAGTGTTGCCAGTACTGGCCCGCAGAGGACTCGGTCACGTACGGAAATTACACAGTGGAGCTGAAGGGAGACACTCTGTGTGACACCTTCAGTCTACGAGACTTGGTACTCACCTTTGTCCCG GAGAAGCAGACGCGGGTGATCAGGCACTTCCACTTCCACGGCTGGCCGGAGATCGGCATCCCGGCCGAGGGGAAGGGCATGATCGACATCATCGCGTCGGtgcagagacagcagcagcagtctgggAACCATCCCATCATCGTACactgcag tGCTGGTGCAGGGCGAACAGGTACGTTCATTGCACTGAGCAATATCTTGGAGCGAGTCAAGGCAGAGGGTCTGCTGGACGTGTTCCAAACTGTGAAGAGTTTACGCATGCAGAGGCCTCATATGGTCCAGACTGTG gaACAATATGACTTCTGCTACAGGGTGGTACAAGACTTTGTCGACATTTTCTCAGACTATGCCAATTTTAAATGA